From a single Thermus hydrothermalis genomic region:
- a CDS encoding EVE domain-containing protein: MAYWLLKSEPEVYSIEDLRREGQAIWDGVRNYQARNFLLRMQPGDLCFFYHSGANPPGIAGLCRVVRTGIPDPTQFDPRSPYHDPKATPERPRWYTVEVAFLEAWPLIPLAELKACFPPDHPLVKKGNRLSVMPVPPEVAARLIARRGCR, translated from the coding sequence ATGGCCTACTGGCTTTTGAAGTCCGAGCCCGAGGTGTATAGCATAGAGGACCTCAGGCGGGAAGGGCAGGCCATCTGGGACGGGGTGCGGAACTACCAGGCCCGGAACTTCCTTCTAAGGATGCAACCGGGGGACCTCTGCTTCTTCTACCACTCGGGCGCCAACCCCCCGGGGATCGCCGGGCTCTGCCGGGTGGTGCGCACGGGGATCCCCGACCCCACGCAGTTTGACCCCCGTAGCCCCTACCACGACCCCAAGGCCACCCCGGAGCGGCCCCGTTGGTACACGGTGGAGGTGGCCTTCCTCGAGGCCTGGCCCCTCATTCCCTTGGCCGAGCTCAAGGCCTGCTTCCCCCCCGACCACCCCCTCGTGAAAAAGGGGAACCGGCTTTCCGTGATGCCGGTCCCCCCGGAGGTGGCAGCGAGGCTTATTGCGCGGAGAGGGTGCCGATGA
- a CDS encoding type II secretion system F family protein, with the protein MPVYQYKARDRQGRLVEATIEAEDLRTAARLLRDRGLFVAEIKEPGKGLRAEVRLPALERGPGLKDLAIFSRQLATMLGAGLTLLQSLAILERQTENKKFREILKQVRADIEGGMAFSEALAKHKLFSRLYVNLVRAGETSGGLDVILDRLATFLEKELELRGKIRSAMTYPVIVFVFAVGVAYFLLTGIVPQFAQILTDLGSELPLLTRFLIAVSNLLRAATLPLLLLAVVLFFVYRWYYSTPQGRKVIDRIKLRIPVFGSLNRKTAVARFSRTLALLLGSGVNIVESLDITKGTAGNVVVEEIVEAAKQRIQQGDPLNLTLAQHPFIFPPMVSSMVAIGEETGALDTMLNKLADFYEREVDETVASLTAAIEPLMIIFLGVIVGMIVAGMFLPLFKIIGTLSAQ; encoded by the coding sequence ATGCCAGTCTACCAGTATAAGGCCCGCGACCGGCAGGGCCGCCTGGTGGAGGCCACCATTGAGGCCGAGGACCTGCGCACCGCCGCCCGGCTCCTCCGCGACCGGGGCCTTTTCGTGGCCGAAATCAAGGAGCCGGGAAAGGGGCTTAGGGCCGAGGTGCGGCTTCCCGCTTTGGAGCGGGGGCCGGGGCTAAAGGACCTGGCCATCTTCTCCCGGCAGCTCGCCACCATGCTGGGGGCAGGCCTCACCCTCCTCCAGTCCCTGGCCATCCTGGAAAGGCAGACGGAAAACAAGAAGTTCCGGGAAATCCTCAAGCAGGTGCGGGCGGACATTGAAGGCGGCATGGCTTTTTCCGAGGCCTTAGCCAAGCACAAGCTCTTCTCCCGGCTTTACGTGAACCTGGTGCGGGCGGGGGAGACCTCGGGGGGCTTGGACGTGATCCTGGACCGCCTCGCCACCTTCTTGGAGAAGGAGCTGGAGCTAAGGGGCAAGATCAGAAGCGCCATGACCTACCCGGTCATCGTCTTCGTCTTCGCCGTGGGCGTGGCCTACTTCCTCCTCACGGGCATCGTGCCCCAGTTCGCCCAGATCCTCACGGACCTGGGCTCGGAGCTTCCCCTCCTTACCCGCTTCCTCATCGCCGTTTCCAACCTGCTTCGGGCGGCCACCCTGCCCCTCCTCCTTCTGGCGGTGGTCCTCTTCTTCGTCTACCGCTGGTACTACAGCACCCCGCAGGGGCGGAAGGTCATTGACCGGATCAAGCTCCGCATCCCTGTCTTCGGTAGCCTGAACCGCAAGACGGCCGTGGCCCGCTTCTCCCGCACCCTGGCCCTCCTTCTGGGGAGCGGGGTGAACATCGTGGAGTCTTTGGACATCACCAAGGGTACGGCGGGGAACGTGGTGGTGGAGGAGATCGTGGAGGCGGCCAAGCAGAGGATCCAGCAGGGCGACCCCTTGAACCTCACCCTGGCCCAGCACCCCTTCATCTTCCCCCCCATGGTGAGCTCCATGGTGGCCATCGGCGAGGAGACGGGAGCCTTGGACACCATGCTCAACAAGCTGGCGGACTTCTACGAGCGGGAGGTGGACGAGACGGTGGCGAGCCTCACCGCGGCCATTGAGCCCCTCATGATCATCTTCCTGGGCGTGATCGTGGGCATGATCGTGGCCGGGATGTTCCTGCCGCTTTTCAAGATCATCGGCACCCTCTCCGCGCAATAA
- a CDS encoding L-threonylcarbamoyladenylate synthase produces MAEVYQRELEEAARTLREGGLVAFPTDTVFGVLARMEDEAACRRIYEVKGRPEEKPLQVLVADLESALKLAELGPLEAKFLRLAEAFWPGGLTVVVPGKNIPPWISKDGSVGLRMPAHEVLRALLRQVGGYTAATSLNRSGEAPVRTAEEAKAFAVDYIFPGEAGGLASSVVDLRTGEVLREGAIPKEALLPYLRDA; encoded by the coding sequence ATGGCAGAAGTATACCAAAGGGAACTGGAGGAAGCGGCCCGCACCCTAAGGGAGGGTGGGCTTGTGGCCTTCCCCACGGACACGGTCTTCGGGGTCCTCGCCCGCATGGAGGACGAGGCTGCCTGCCGCCGCATCTACGAGGTCAAGGGGCGGCCGGAGGAAAAGCCCTTACAGGTCCTGGTGGCGGACCTGGAAAGCGCCCTAAAGCTCGCCGAGCTAGGCCCCCTCGAGGCCAAGTTCCTGCGCCTGGCGGAGGCCTTCTGGCCCGGGGGGCTCACCGTGGTGGTGCCCGGGAAAAACATCCCCCCCTGGATCAGCAAGGACGGCTCCGTGGGCCTAAGGATGCCGGCCCACGAGGTCCTGCGGGCGCTTCTCCGCCAGGTTGGGGGCTACACCGCCGCCACCAGCCTGAACCGGAGCGGGGAAGCGCCGGTGCGCACGGCGGAGGAGGCGAAGGCCTTCGCCGTGGACTACATCTTCCCCGGGGAGGCGGGAGGGCTTGCCTCCAGCGTGGTGGACCTGCGCACGGGGGAGGTCCTAAGGGAAGGGGCCATCCCCAAGGAGGCCCTTCTCCCCTACCTCAGGGATGCTTAG
- the scpB gene encoding SMC-Scp complex subunit ScpB: MLSLKAEILAVLFAAGRPVGLKELRALGHPEEGILRALKALEADLAEGHLGVALERVAGGWRLVVHEKALPAVEKVLKPSPPRLSRAALEVLALIAYHQPVARAELEAMRGKSVEGVLESLLERGLIRVVGEKEAPGRPKLYGTTERFLEVFGLESLEDLPPLEDGPPLLLRG, translated from the coding sequence ATGCTTAGCCTGAAGGCGGAAATCCTCGCCGTCCTCTTCGCCGCGGGCAGGCCCGTGGGCCTCAAGGAGCTTCGCGCCCTGGGCCACCCGGAGGAAGGGATCCTTCGGGCCCTCAAGGCCTTGGAGGCCGACCTGGCGGAGGGCCACCTGGGGGTGGCCCTGGAGCGGGTGGCCGGGGGATGGCGGCTCGTGGTGCACGAGAAGGCGCTTCCCGCCGTGGAGAAGGTGCTTAAGCCGAGCCCCCCCAGGCTCTCCCGGGCGGCCCTGGAGGTCCTCGCCCTCATCGCCTACCACCAGCCCGTGGCCCGGGCGGAACTGGAGGCCATGCGGGGCAAAAGCGTGGAGGGCGTCCTGGAAAGCCTCCTGGAAAGGGGGCTAATCCGGGTGGTGGGGGAGAAGGAGGCCCCGGGCCGGCCCAAGCTCTACGGCACCACGGAGCGCTTCCTGGAGGTCTTCGGCCTGGAGAGCCTAGAGGACCTCCCGCCCCTCGAGGACGGCCCACCCCTCCTCCTCCGCGGCTAA
- a CDS encoding PIG-L deacetylase family protein, translating to MRRLAPWQWLLLLLLAYFALAEALRLWLGLVWAERVAVLLAALGVWAFINGRFLFAYYHAFFASLRTRGLPVAEEPGEEHLLVLAPHPDDEVLAAAGRMRRVALRGGRVTVVYLTSGDAFDLAAGSPLPSQEAMRRLALRRMVEAWRGLEALGLPRESAIFLGFPDQGLFALFTTHYYLPWESPYTGLKAVAYPGCYRPGLPYTGKALEGVLLELLRALRPSRILLPSPLDAHRDHQATAYFGMQAAAALGMEGLLEYYVIHGGYQYPLPKGLHPRLPLYPPPRGRGLPWRRFPLTEAEVRLKERAIRAHRSQMRLLGRFLLAFVRQNELFSPLPIPAKEALAAEEEGWAVLEGREVL from the coding sequence GTGCGCCGTCTGGCCCCGTGGCAGTGGCTTCTCCTTCTTCTCCTCGCCTATTTCGCCCTGGCGGAGGCCCTGAGGCTTTGGCTGGGGCTCGTTTGGGCGGAACGGGTGGCGGTCCTCCTGGCGGCCTTGGGGGTTTGGGCCTTCATCAACGGGCGCTTCCTCTTCGCCTACTACCACGCTTTTTTCGCCTCCTTGAGGACCCGGGGGCTTCCCGTGGCGGAGGAGCCGGGGGAGGAGCACCTCCTCGTCCTCGCCCCCCATCCCGACGACGAGGTGTTGGCGGCGGCGGGGCGCATGCGCCGGGTGGCCCTCCGGGGCGGGCGGGTCACGGTGGTCTACCTCACCTCGGGGGACGCCTTTGACCTGGCGGCGGGTAGCCCCTTGCCCTCCCAGGAAGCCATGCGCCGCTTGGCCTTAAGGCGCATGGTGGAGGCCTGGCGGGGCCTCGAGGCCCTGGGGCTTCCGCGGGAAAGCGCCATCTTTCTGGGCTTTCCCGACCAGGGGCTTTTCGCCCTCTTCACCACCCACTACTACCTGCCCTGGGAAAGCCCCTACACCGGCCTAAAGGCCGTGGCCTACCCCGGGTGTTACCGCCCCGGGCTCCCCTATACGGGAAAGGCCCTGGAGGGGGTCTTGCTGGAGCTCTTGCGGGCGCTTAGGCCAAGCCGCATCCTCCTGCCAAGCCCCCTGGACGCCCACCGGGACCACCAGGCCACCGCCTACTTCGGCATGCAGGCGGCGGCGGCCTTGGGGATGGAGGGGCTTTTGGAGTACTACGTGATCCACGGGGGGTACCAGTACCCCCTGCCCAAGGGCCTCCACCCCCGGCTTCCCCTCTACCCGCCGCCTAGGGGAAGGGGGCTTCCCTGGCGGCGCTTTCCCCTCACGGAAGCGGAGGTGCGCCTGAAGGAGAGGGCCATCCGGGCCCACCGGAGCCAGATGCGCCTTTTGGGGCGGTTTCTCCTGGCCTTCGTGCGCCAGAACGAGCTCTTTAGCCCCTTGCCCATCCCCGCCAAGGAAGCCTTAGCCGCGGAGGAGGAGGGGTGGGCCGTCCTCGAGGGGCGGGAGGTCCTCTAG
- a CDS encoding GNAT family N-acetyltransferase — protein MPKVRRATPQDLPAIARISHQTLLLGREGRQVFPSETLWGELFVAPYLRRGCCNLVAEEGGEVVGYILGACSDRALLLDLLPRLPLLLLRLLLGRYGPTLPHLRYLLRLLLFPGPKAPKDRYPAHLHISVRPEAQGHGAGRALLAAFLDCLKEKGVPGVQLSTTRANQAARKLYRSLGFRLYAKRATPFWAPYHGHPVIHEVWVRQL, from the coding sequence GTGCCCAAGGTGCGGCGGGCCACGCCCCAAGACCTCCCCGCCATCGCCCGCATCTCCCACCAAACCCTCCTTCTGGGCAGGGAGGGCAGGCAGGTCTTCCCCAGCGAGACCCTTTGGGGGGAGCTCTTCGTGGCCCCTTACCTCAGGCGGGGGTGTTGCAACCTGGTGGCCGAGGAAGGGGGGGAGGTGGTGGGCTATATCCTCGGGGCCTGCTCCGATCGGGCGCTCCTCCTTGACCTCCTCCCCCGGCTACCCCTTCTCCTCCTCAGGCTCCTCCTCGGCCGCTACGGCCCCACCCTGCCCCACCTCCGCTACCTCCTCCGCCTCCTCCTTTTCCCAGGCCCGAAGGCCCCCAAGGACCGCTACCCCGCCCACCTGCATATCTCCGTGCGCCCCGAGGCCCAGGGCCACGGGGCGGGCCGGGCCCTCCTCGCCGCCTTCTTGGACTGCCTCAAGGAAAAAGGGGTGCCCGGGGTGCAGCTTTCCACCACCCGCGCCAACCAAGCCGCCCGCAAGCTCTACCGGAGCCTAGGCTTCCGCCTCTACGCCAAGCGGGCCACCCCCTTCTGGGCCCCCTACCACGGCCACCCCGTGATCCACGAGGTCTGGGTGAGGCAGCTTTAG
- a CDS encoding heavy metal-binding domain-containing protein, which translates to MILTTTPDVEGHRIEAYLGVVFGEAIVGANLFRDLFAQIRDIVGGRSGAYEAELKRAREIALAELAEAARRLGADAVVGIDVDYEVLGQGNSMLMVTVSGTAVRLA; encoded by the coding sequence ATGATCCTCACCACTACCCCAGACGTGGAAGGGCACCGGATTGAGGCCTACTTGGGCGTGGTTTTCGGCGAGGCCATCGTGGGCGCCAACCTTTTCCGGGACCTTTTCGCCCAGATCCGGGACATCGTGGGCGGCCGGAGCGGGGCCTACGAGGCCGAGCTCAAACGGGCGCGGGAGATCGCTTTAGCGGAGCTGGCGGAGGCGGCCAGGCGGCTTGGGGCGGACGCCGTGGTGGGCATAGACGTGGACTACGAGGTCCTGGGCCAGGGCAACTCCATGCTCATGGTCACCGTAAGCGGCACCGCTGTGCGCCTTGCCTAA